Proteins from a genomic interval of Streptomyces fodineus:
- a CDS encoding transposase, giving the protein MRVIDWKYAIGAEPTDTGFDAGVLSGFRIRLARHGMERVVLGRLEG; this is encoded by the coding sequence GTGCGGGTGATCGACTGGAAGTACGCCATCGGGGCGGAGCCGACGGACACCGGCTTCGACGCCGGCGTCCTGAGCGGGTTCCGTATCCGGCTGGCCAGGCACGGTATGGAGCGTGTGGTCTTGGGCCGGCTGGAGGGCTGA
- a CDS encoding ArsR/SmtB family transcription factor, protein MHLVPAERAGQRTIDGHRVCDAIAAVGEPERIRAWADRFTLLSDPGRLSLLLALHEAGPIAVSDLAVATGMRDTAVSQALRLLRTAGIVHGEKDGRIVRYRLVEGPMAALLEHCVSREA, encoded by the coding sequence ATGCATCTCGTCCCCGCGGAACGCGCCGGGCAGCGCACCATCGACGGCCATCGGGTCTGCGACGCCATCGCCGCCGTCGGCGAGCCCGAGCGGATACGGGCCTGGGCCGACCGCTTCACTCTGCTCTCGGATCCCGGGCGTCTGTCCCTGCTGCTCGCCCTTCACGAGGCCGGTCCCATCGCCGTCTCCGACCTCGCCGTCGCCACCGGCATGAGGGACACCGCCGTGTCCCAGGCCCTGCGCCTGCTGCGAACCGCGGGCATCGTCCACGGCGAGAAGGACGGCCGAATCGTGCGCTACCGGCTCGTCGAGGGCCCGATGGCCGCGCTGCTCGAACACTGCGTGTCCCGAGAAGCATGA
- a CDS encoding HoxN/HupN/NixA family nickel/cobalt transporter, with product MTMPEGVPETAAAPSFRWRREDTVRTAGLLAVIVALHVVAFGILFLLVVPRHYEVGTKAFGVGLGVTAYTLGMRHAFDADHIAAIDNTTRKLMADGKRPVSVGFWFALGHSSVVVVMAALVAGGAKLAGTLMNDGSRTHQVLGTVGTTVSGGFLYLIAALNLVALFGIARVFRAMRNGQYDEAELEAHLDSRGFMNRILGRLTRSIRRPGQMFPLGFVFGIGFDTSTEVLLLALAGNGAAAGLPWYAVLCLPLLFAAGMSLFDTLDGTFMNFAYQWAFSNPVRKVFYNLTITGLSIAVAFFVGTIELVGVLHDKLGLSDGVSGWIAGLNLDKVGYVIVGLFVVVWAVAIGYWRLAKVEERWGTRTADAG from the coding sequence ATGACCATGCCCGAAGGCGTGCCCGAAACCGCCGCCGCCCCTTCCTTCCGCTGGCGGCGCGAGGACACCGTCCGAACCGCGGGCCTCCTGGCCGTGATCGTCGCCTTGCACGTGGTCGCCTTCGGGATCCTCTTCCTGCTCGTGGTCCCGCGCCACTACGAGGTCGGAACCAAGGCGTTCGGCGTCGGCCTGGGTGTCACCGCCTACACCCTCGGCATGCGGCACGCGTTCGACGCCGACCACATCGCCGCGATCGACAACACCACCCGCAAGCTGATGGCCGACGGCAAACGGCCGGTCTCGGTGGGCTTCTGGTTCGCGCTCGGCCACTCCAGCGTGGTCGTCGTCATGGCGGCGCTGGTCGCGGGCGGCGCCAAGCTCGCGGGCACCCTGATGAACGACGGCTCCCGGACCCACCAGGTCCTCGGCACCGTGGGCACCACGGTCTCCGGCGGCTTCCTGTACCTGATCGCCGCGCTCAACCTCGTGGCGTTGTTCGGCATCGCCCGCGTCTTCAGGGCCATGCGGAACGGGCAGTACGACGAGGCCGAGTTGGAAGCCCACCTCGACTCGCGCGGCTTCATGAACCGCATCCTGGGCCGGCTCACCAGGTCCATCCGCCGCCCCGGCCAGATGTTCCCCCTCGGCTTCGTCTTCGGCATCGGTTTCGACACCTCGACCGAGGTCCTGCTCCTCGCCCTGGCCGGCAACGGCGCCGCCGCCGGCCTGCCCTGGTACGCGGTCCTGTGCCTGCCCCTCCTCTTCGCCGCCGGCATGAGCCTGTTCGACACCCTCGACGGCACCTTTATGAACTTCGCCTACCAGTGGGCGTTCTCCAACCCCGTCCGCAAGGTGTTCTACAACCTCACCATCACCGGTCTGTCCATCGCCGTCGCCTTCTTCGTCGGCACCATCGAACTGGTCGGCGTCCTGCACGACAAGCTCGGGCTGAGCGATGGCGTCAGCGGCTGGATCGCGGGACTGAACCTCGACAAGGTCGGCTATGTCATCGTCGGCCTGTTCGTGGTCGTCTGGGCCGTGGCCATCGGCTACTGGCGCCTGGCCAAGGTCGAGGAACGCTGGGGCACCCGCACCGCCGACGCCGGCTGA
- a CDS encoding helix-turn-helix transcriptional regulator, whose product MGARSLTGRHELFDAARAELTARPGVLFHGPRGIGKSTLVAALTASLTAHAPSAGTVLRCSPAEEDDRLPFVGLIDLFAQVPESCLEPLAPEPRAALRAALLRGTEPTDDRGRLAVRLAFLEVLRTLATAGPVLLVLDGLQWLDESTADVLAFAVRRLDGLDVRVVAAERVADGEQAERLRCCPPGTTELPVPPLTDDEVARLVRAGTGAELPPDVLRAIQDTAAGNPLYALELGRAAALRGPAPRTFSPVLSVPRRLRTLLLGRARTLPETARRTLLVTSAAARPDLTLLRAAGLADPAADLAEAERLGVTATDADGTIRFRHPLLRAAVYADAPEHDRRQAHTLLARAISEPVEQARHLARAFPHPDEDTARTLMSAAESARRDGALGAACELAGLAARRTPGDRPADRDDRLLAAAEYACDAGQPDEAAEAAGTVLAASGSARRRVRARLILLRNAGQALEGAHALIQEGLRDAVGDPEAEAWLHHWAAVRGLLCGELEEAAGHARRAARQAAVAGDTETRIGALATYARVRSLAGEPVAADAALEEALALAGGADGGPQSWRLIRMRAILALDADRVAEARGQVAELLCLIEEFAGVEEVMATLVLLTRIQVRAGHCREALHTAARCSGATAQAAPALYAAALAATAGGTAEKARQLAEQAVRASEADGDRLFLLRALAVLGQAGLLAGDPQGAASAVEALQRVRELGNAMCAADPPLLHWYGDLAEALVLLGETDEAETVVREAYARVTSDTPGSVLAALERAEGLREAGIGRAKEGAAGLRAAVDRLRRLPLPVELVRTLIALGAVERRSRRRSAARAVLGEALQIATRIGAAPLAARAREELARLDAADRGGEAGTGGPELTPSEARIAELVGGGATNREVAAKLFISVKTVEGTLSRVYRKVGVRSRTALAHAMAVAVLASGAAVDPGNGGQADILAGPDGETAQPYAGPPCSRHTPLT is encoded by the coding sequence GTGGGAGCACGGTCACTGACCGGGCGCCACGAGTTGTTCGACGCCGCCCGGGCCGAACTGACGGCCCGTCCCGGAGTGCTCTTCCACGGCCCCCGCGGAATCGGCAAGTCCACACTCGTGGCAGCCCTCACGGCGTCACTGACTGCGCACGCCCCGTCGGCCGGCACCGTCCTGCGCTGCTCGCCTGCGGAGGAGGACGACCGGCTCCCGTTCGTCGGGCTCATCGACCTGTTCGCACAGGTGCCGGAAAGCTGCCTGGAGCCCCTCGCCCCCGAACCCCGTGCGGCGCTGAGGGCAGCCCTGCTGCGTGGCACGGAACCGACAGACGACCGCGGCCGTCTCGCTGTGCGCCTCGCGTTCCTCGAGGTGCTGCGCACGCTGGCCACCGCAGGCCCCGTCCTGCTGGTCCTCGACGGCCTGCAGTGGCTCGATGAGTCCACCGCGGACGTGCTGGCCTTCGCCGTACGCCGCCTCGACGGCCTGGACGTACGGGTGGTCGCCGCCGAGCGGGTGGCGGACGGTGAACAGGCGGAGCGACTGCGCTGCTGCCCGCCGGGCACCACCGAACTCCCGGTGCCGCCGCTGACGGACGACGAAGTGGCCCGCCTCGTGCGCGCCGGCACCGGCGCCGAGCTGCCACCCGATGTACTGCGGGCGATCCAGGACACCGCCGCCGGAAACCCCTTGTACGCACTGGAGTTGGGGCGAGCAGCAGCCCTGCGCGGCCCGGCGCCCAGGACCTTCAGCCCGGTGTTGTCCGTGCCCCGGAGACTGCGCACTCTGCTGCTGGGCCGGGCGCGCACCCTGCCGGAGACGGCGCGGCGCACGCTCCTGGTCACGAGCGCCGCCGCCCGTCCCGACCTCACCCTGCTGCGTGCCGCCGGCCTCGCCGATCCCGCCGCGGACCTGGCGGAGGCCGAACGACTCGGCGTGACGGCGACCGACGCCGACGGAACCATACGTTTCCGGCATCCGCTGCTCCGGGCCGCCGTCTATGCCGACGCCCCGGAGCACGACCGCCGGCAGGCGCACACGTTGCTGGCCCGCGCGATCAGCGAGCCCGTCGAACAGGCCCGCCATCTCGCCCGCGCCTTCCCACATCCGGATGAGGACACCGCCCGGACCCTGATGTCCGCGGCGGAGTCCGCGCGCCGCGACGGCGCGCTCGGCGCCGCCTGCGAACTGGCCGGGCTCGCCGCCCGCCGTACCCCCGGCGACCGGCCCGCGGACCGGGATGACCGGCTGCTGGCCGCGGCGGAGTACGCGTGCGACGCCGGACAACCGGACGAGGCGGCCGAAGCCGCCGGGACGGTCCTCGCCGCCTCGGGTTCGGCACGCCGTCGGGTGCGGGCCCGGCTGATCCTGCTGCGCAACGCCGGGCAGGCGCTGGAGGGTGCCCACGCACTCATCCAGGAAGGCCTCCGGGACGCCGTCGGCGATCCGGAGGCCGAGGCCTGGCTGCACCACTGGGCGGCCGTACGCGGCCTGTTGTGCGGGGAGTTGGAGGAGGCGGCCGGGCATGCCCGGCGCGCTGCCCGGCAGGCGGCAGTGGCGGGCGACACGGAGACCCGCATCGGGGCGCTCGCCACGTACGCCCGGGTGCGGTCCCTGGCCGGCGAACCGGTCGCGGCGGACGCCGCGCTGGAGGAGGCGCTCGCCCTGGCCGGCGGCGCCGACGGAGGTCCGCAGAGCTGGCGGCTGATCCGGATGCGGGCGATCCTCGCCCTGGACGCCGACCGGGTGGCCGAGGCACGGGGGCAGGTCGCCGAACTCCTCTGCCTCATCGAGGAGTTCGCGGGGGTCGAGGAGGTCATGGCGACACTGGTGTTGCTGACCCGGATCCAGGTGCGGGCCGGACACTGCCGCGAGGCACTGCACACCGCCGCGCGCTGCTCGGGCGCCACGGCCCAGGCGGCTCCCGCGCTGTACGCGGCCGCGCTGGCGGCCACCGCGGGCGGCACCGCCGAAAAGGCCCGGCAGCTGGCCGAGCAGGCGGTACGCGCCTCGGAGGCCGACGGCGACCGGCTGTTCCTGCTGCGCGCGCTGGCCGTGCTGGGGCAGGCCGGACTGCTCGCCGGCGACCCGCAGGGGGCTGCCTCCGCGGTCGAGGCGCTGCAGCGCGTGAGAGAACTCGGCAACGCCATGTGTGCCGCCGACCCGCCCCTGCTGCACTGGTACGGCGACCTGGCCGAAGCCCTGGTCCTCCTCGGCGAGACGGACGAGGCCGAGACCGTCGTCCGAGAGGCCTACGCAAGGGTGACCTCTGATACGCCCGGCAGCGTGCTGGCGGCTCTCGAACGGGCGGAGGGACTGCGCGAGGCGGGGATCGGCCGGGCGAAGGAGGGGGCGGCGGGGCTGCGTGCCGCCGTGGACCGGCTGCGTCGGCTGCCCCTGCCCGTCGAGCTGGTGCGCACACTGATCGCGCTCGGCGCGGTCGAGCGCCGCTCGCGCCGCAGGAGCGCGGCCCGGGCGGTTCTCGGCGAGGCACTTCAGATCGCCACCCGGATCGGCGCCGCTCCGCTGGCGGCGCGGGCCAGGGAGGAACTGGCACGGCTGGACGCCGCGGACCGGGGCGGTGAGGCGGGCACGGGCGGACCCGAACTCACCCCCTCCGAGGCCAGGATCGCCGAGCTGGTCGGGGGCGGGGCCACCAACCGGGAAGTCGCAGCCAAGCTGTTCATCAGCGTCAAGACGGTGGAGGGGACCCTGTCGCGGGTCTACCGCAAGGTCGGGGTCCGCTCGCGCACCGCGCTCGCCCACGCGATGGCGGTCGCAGTCCTCGCCTCCGGGGCGGCCGTCGACCCCGGCAACGGCGGCCAAGCGGACATCCTGGCCGGCCCTGACGGTGAGACGGCCCAGCCGTACGCAGGCCCGCCGTGCTCTCGACACACGCCGTTGACGTGA
- a CDS encoding S53 family peptidase, producing MLTFSVTGFTIGLATDAQAAALSSAPRASASASTTGFGCFHPSQAGQARCFGVLKAHRTTSGRMSPFTTGSPTTMGYTPSDLRSAYKLGGTSGSGRTVAIVDAMDDPNAASDLAAYRSAYGLPPCTTANGCFRKVNQSGQASPLPSGDHGWAEEISLDLDMVSAACPGCHILLVEAKSANVPDLMTAEDTAATTSGVVSVSNSWGGSEDNTVTSLDPHFNHPGVAITASSGDSGYGVSWPASSRYVTAVGGTSLNKASNSRGWTETAWSGAGSGCSAYETKPSWQHDSGCGKRAVADVAAVADPNTGVAVYDTYNSCGGGLLCDTELQLGVAQGADGWVEVGGTSVSSPIIASVYALAGNTSQVVNGSYPYSHTSALNDVTSGNNGSCGGSYLCTARPGYDGPTGLGTPNGTGAF from the coding sequence ATGCTCACATTCAGCGTCACCGGCTTCACCATCGGCCTGGCCACCGATGCCCAGGCCGCCGCTCTCTCGTCCGCCCCGCGCGCGTCCGCCTCCGCAAGTACGACGGGCTTCGGCTGCTTCCATCCCTCGCAAGCAGGACAAGCCCGCTGTTTCGGCGTCCTGAAGGCCCACCGCACCACCTCGGGCCGCATGTCACCGTTCACCACCGGATCCCCGACCACGATGGGGTATACGCCGTCCGATCTGCGTTCCGCCTACAAACTGGGCGGTACCTCGGGATCCGGTCGAACGGTGGCGATCGTCGACGCCATGGACGACCCGAACGCCGCGTCCGACCTGGCCGCTTACCGCAGCGCCTACGGCCTGCCGCCGTGCACCACCGCCAACGGCTGCTTCCGCAAGGTGAACCAGAGCGGCCAGGCATCACCGCTGCCCTCCGGTGACCACGGATGGGCCGAGGAGATCAGCCTCGACCTCGACATGGTCTCGGCCGCCTGCCCCGGCTGCCACATCCTCCTGGTCGAGGCAAAGTCGGCGAACGTCCCGGATCTCATGACGGCCGAGGACACCGCCGCCACCACATCGGGCGTCGTCTCGGTCTCCAACAGCTGGGGCGGGTCCGAGGACAACACCGTCACCTCCCTCGACCCGCACTTCAACCACCCCGGCGTCGCGATCACAGCGAGCTCGGGCGACTCCGGTTACGGCGTCTCCTGGCCGGCCTCCTCCCGGTACGTCACCGCCGTGGGCGGCACCTCGCTGAACAAGGCCTCCAACTCCCGCGGCTGGACCGAGACGGCCTGGAGCGGCGCGGGCTCCGGCTGCTCGGCGTACGAGACCAAGCCGTCCTGGCAGCACGACTCCGGATGCGGCAAGCGCGCCGTCGCCGACGTGGCCGCGGTCGCCGACCCCAACACCGGTGTGGCGGTCTACGACACGTACAACAGCTGCGGCGGCGGGTTGTTGTGCGACACCGAGCTACAACTCGGCGTCGCACAGGGTGCCGACGGATGGGTCGAAGTCGGCGGCACCAGCGTCTCGTCGCCGATCATCGCCAGCGTCTACGCACTGGCCGGAAACACCTCTCAGGTCGTCAACGGCTCGTATCCGTACAGCCACACATCGGCACTCAACGACGTCACCTCGGGCAACAACGGCTCCTGCGGCGGCAGTTACCTGTGCACCGCACGTCCGGGATACGACGGGCCGACCGGCCTCGGCACACCCAACGGCACCGGCGCCTTCTGA